From the genome of Vigna angularis cultivar LongXiaoDou No.4 chromosome 11, ASM1680809v1, whole genome shotgun sequence, one region includes:
- the LOC108333453 gene encoding ATP-dependent 6-phosphofructokinase 3-like → MQDSTTAASGFVLEDVPHLSDYIPHLPTYPDPLQDNPSYSVVAQYYVNVDDTIAQQIIVHKNSPRGTHFRRAGPAQKVYFDSEEVHACIVTCGGLCPGLNTVIREIVCGLYHMYGVHRVLGIQGGYPGFYSRNTVPLTPKVVNDIHKRGGTILGTSYGGHDTSKIVDSIEDRGINQVYILGGYGTQYEAAMIYEEVRRRGLKVAVVGIPKTIDNDIPVIDKSIGFDTAVEEAQRAISSAHVEAESAENGIGVVKLMGRYSGFIAMYATLASRDVDCCLIPESPFYMEGPGGLLEFIERRLKEQGHMVIVIAEGAGQEFLSGHPPIVNKQEASADQLLPDVGLWLSQKIKDHFAKCQKMPINLKYIDPTYMIRAIPSNASDNVFCTLLAQSAVHGAMAGYTGFTVGPVNGRNCYIPFHLINEGEKRVVITDRMWARLLSSTHQPSFLNPKDSTAVREEITEPEIAY, encoded by the exons ATGCAGGATTCCACCACAGCTGCTTCTGGGTTCGTACTTGAAGATGTTCCTCATCTATCTGATTACATCCCTCACCTACCC ACATATCCAGACCCGTTACAAGACAATCCTTCCTATTCAGTTGTCGC GCAATATTATGTGAATGTGGATGATACAATTGCGCAACAG ATAATTGTACACAAAAATAGTCCGAGAGGGACCCATTTTCGGCGTGCTGGGCCAGCTCAGAAg GTGTATTTTGATTCAGAGGAAGTGCACGCTTGTATTGTCACTTGCGGTGGACTTTGTCCTGGTCTAAATACTGTTATAAGAGAAATAGTATGCGGCTTGTATCATATGTATGGGGTGCACAGAGTTCTGGGAATACAG GGAGGATATCCAGGTTTTTATTCTCGAAATACAGTTCCTTTAACGCCAAAGGTTGTGAATGATATCCACAAACGTGGTGGAACCATCCTTGGGACATCATATGGTGGCCATGACACCTCAAAGATTGTTGATAGCATTGAGGACAGGGGCATTAATCAGGTTTATATACTTGGAGGATATGGAACTCAGTATGAAGCAGCTATGATTTATGAG GAAGTTAGAAGGCGTGGCTTGAAAGTTGCAGTAGTTGGAATTCCAAAAACTATTGACAATGATATCCCA GTTATTGATAAGTCAATTGGCTTCGACACTGCTGTCGAAGAGGCACAGCGAGCTATCAGTTCTGCTCATGTGGAAGCAGAAAGCGCAGAGAATGGTATTGGTGTTGTAAAATTAATGGGGCGTTACAGTG GATTTATAGCCATGTATGCAACTCTTGCTAGCCGAGATGTAGACTGCTGCCTGATCCCAGAATCGCCATTTTATATGGAGGGTCCAGGAGGACTGTTGGAGTTCATTGAGAGAAGACTGAAAGAGCAAGGGCACATGGTTATAGTAATTGCTGAAGGAGCAGGTCAGGAGTTTCTTTCTGGCCACCCGCCCATTGTTAATAAGCAGGAGGCGTCTGCAGACCAATTACTTCCAGATGTTGGTCTGTGGTTATCCCAGAAAATTAAG gATCATTTTGCAAAATGTCAAAAAATGCCTATTAATCTGAAGTACATTG ATCCTACCTACATGATCCGTGCTATACCAAGTAATGCATCTGATAATGTATTCTGCACCCTCCTTGCCCAAAGTGCAGTTCATGGTGCAATGGCAGGATACACAGGCTTCACCGTTGGTCCAGTCAATGGCAGAAATTGTTACATTCCATTTCAT CTGATAAACGAGGGAGAGAAGAGGGTTGTGATAACTGATAGGATGTGGGCAAGGTTACTATCTTCAACCCATCAGCCTAGCTTCTTGAATCCAAAAGATAGCACAGCAGTGAGAGAGGAAATAACTGAACCAGAAATAGCATACTAA
- the LOC108333451 gene encoding uncharacterized protein LOC108333451 isoform X2 — MTRLLRTILITHKLHLHYPKCIFRPLLSHYSATADSSEADLTDKPTNETATTGWSRYGNIYAHPVVQQSDHRDGDENPSGLRGNDAAAVKKKGKVKAQWVCSDCGHTTGRWWGTCPECDVTGTMQEFHESKLTDKSRGGLAITEDAVGSWLPRRPEELRLVKLEEVNRGFNHDKWRIPLSGSLGNEISTVLGGGLVPGSLTLVGGDPGIGKSTLLLQISAMIANEHSDDETPRVVYVSGEESLKQICARADRLGIKSNIYLYSSTDIEDILRKTHGLSPCALVVDSIQTVYLNTVIGSAGGITQVKECTAALMRFAKTTNISVILIGHVTKSGEIAGPRVLEHIVDVVLYMEGEKHSPYRMLRAVKNRFGSTDELAVLEMSQSGLQVVSNASEMFLTQQHSDSNVLAGLAIAVIMDGTRTFLVEIQVLIKQAGLHLQDNAVFLNVVGGFQVTETAGDLAIAAAICSSFLEFPIPEGTAFIGEIGLGGELRMVPRIDKRVNTVAKLGYRMCVVPKQAEKLLETEGLEEMKVVGCKDLKEVINTVFSRVIVN, encoded by the exons ATGACCAGGCTCCTTAGAACCATCCTCATCACACACAAGCTTCACCTTCACTACCCCAAATGCATTTTCCGACCTCTTCTTTCCCACTACTCTGCAACGGCGGATTCTTCCGAAGCTGACCTCACAGACAAACCAACAAACGAAACCGCCACCACCGGTTGGAGCAGGTATGGGAACATCTACGCCCACCCAGTTGTGCAGCAAAGCGATCACAGAGATGGAGATGAAAACCCTAGCGGTTTGAGGGGAAATGATGCAGCGGCGGTGAAGAAAAAGGGGAAGGTGAAAGCTCAGTGGGTGTGCTCTGATTGTGGGCACACGACGGGGAGATGGTGGGGGACATGCCCCGAGTGCGATGTAACTGGCACAATGCAAGAGTTTCACGAGAGCAAATTAACTGACAAATCCAGAGGGGGGTTAGCCATTACCGAGGACGCAGTGGGCTCGTGGCTCCCACGACGACCTGAAGAGCTGCGCCTCGTCAAATTGGAAGAGGTGAACCGTGGATTCAATCACGACAAATGGAGAATTCCTCT GTCTGGTTCCCTCGGAAATGAAATTTCTACAGTGCTTGGTGGAGGTCTTGTACCAG GTTCTTTAACTTTAGTCGGTGGTGATCCTGGTATCGGGAAAAGTACTCTGTTGTTACAG ATTTCAGCAATGATAGCAAATGAACACAGTGATGATGAAACACCTCGAGTTGTATATGTGTCTGGTGAAGAG AGCCTTAAGCAAATTTGTGCTAGAGCCGATCGCCTTGGGATTAAGTCCAATATCTATTTATATTCAAGTACTGATATTGAG GACATATTGAGGAAAACTCATGGTCTATCCCCTTGTGCTCTGGTGGTTGATTCAATACAAACTGTTTACCTGAATACAGTAATAGGAAGTGCTGGAGGGATTACTCAG GTGAAGGAATGTACGGCAGCTTTGATGCGATTTGCTAAAACAACTAACATCTCAGTTATTTTG ATTGGACATGTGACCAAATCTGGAGAGATAGCAGGACCTCGCGTCTTAGAGCATATAGTTGATGTTGTTTTGTATATGGAA GGTGAGAAGCACTCTCCATATCGAATGCTGCGAGCTGTGAAAAATCGCTTTGGTTCCACTGATGAG CTTGCAGTTCTTGAGATGTCACAGTCAGGACTCCAGGTTGTTTCAAATGCCAGTGAAATGTTTCTCACTCAACAACACTCTGATTCAAATGTTTTAGCCGGACTTGCTATTGCGGTAATAATGGATGGTACAAGGACATTTTTAGTTGAAATTCAG GTACTTATTAAGCAAGCAGGTCTTCATCTCCAGGATAAT GCTGTGTTTTTGAATGTTGTTGGTGGATTCCAAGTGACAGAGACTGCTGGAGATCTTGCAATAGCAGCTGCAATTTGCAGCAG ttttttggAGTTCCCTATTCCAGAGGGGACTGCGTTCATTGGTGAAATTGGCCTTGGTGGAGAGCTTCGCATG gTTCCTAGAATTGATAAAAGGGTTAACACAGTGGCGAAGTTGGGTTACAGAATGTGTGTCGTACCAAAGCAAGCTGAAAAACTTCTAGAAACCGAAGGTCTGGAAGAAATGAAAGTTGTAGGTTGCAAGGATCTGAAAGAGGTTATTAACACCGTATTTAGTAGAGTAATAGTTAACTGA
- the LOC108333451 gene encoding uncharacterized protein LOC108333451 isoform X1: MTRLLRTILITHKLHLHYPKCIFRPLLSHYSATADSSEADLTDKPTNETATTGWSRYGNIYAHPVVQQSDHRDGDENPSGLRGNDAAAVKKKGKVKAQWVCSDCGHTTGRWWGTCPECDVTGTMQEFHESKLTDKSRGGLAITEDAVGSWLPRRPEELRLVKLEEVNRGFNHDKWRIPLSGSLGNEISTVLGGGLVPGSLTLVGGDPGIGKSTLLLQISAMIANEHSDDETPRVVYVSGEESLKQICARADRLGIKSNIYLYSSTDIEDILRKTHGLSPCALVVDSIQTVYLNTVIGSAGGITQVKECTAALMRFAKTTNISVILIGHVTKSGEIAGPRVLEHIVDVVLYMEGEKHSPYRMLRAVKNRFGSTDELAVLEMSQSGLQVVSNASEMFLTQQHSDSNVLAGLAIAVIMDGTRTFLVEIQALCLTHSPVSSSQSNGIHLNKANIIKCVLIKQAGLHLQDNAVFLNVVGGFQVTETAGDLAIAAAICSSFLEFPIPEGTAFIGEIGLGGELRMVPRIDKRVNTVAKLGYRMCVVPKQAEKLLETEGLEEMKVVGCKDLKEVINTVFSRVIVN, translated from the exons ATGACCAGGCTCCTTAGAACCATCCTCATCACACACAAGCTTCACCTTCACTACCCCAAATGCATTTTCCGACCTCTTCTTTCCCACTACTCTGCAACGGCGGATTCTTCCGAAGCTGACCTCACAGACAAACCAACAAACGAAACCGCCACCACCGGTTGGAGCAGGTATGGGAACATCTACGCCCACCCAGTTGTGCAGCAAAGCGATCACAGAGATGGAGATGAAAACCCTAGCGGTTTGAGGGGAAATGATGCAGCGGCGGTGAAGAAAAAGGGGAAGGTGAAAGCTCAGTGGGTGTGCTCTGATTGTGGGCACACGACGGGGAGATGGTGGGGGACATGCCCCGAGTGCGATGTAACTGGCACAATGCAAGAGTTTCACGAGAGCAAATTAACTGACAAATCCAGAGGGGGGTTAGCCATTACCGAGGACGCAGTGGGCTCGTGGCTCCCACGACGACCTGAAGAGCTGCGCCTCGTCAAATTGGAAGAGGTGAACCGTGGATTCAATCACGACAAATGGAGAATTCCTCT GTCTGGTTCCCTCGGAAATGAAATTTCTACAGTGCTTGGTGGAGGTCTTGTACCAG GTTCTTTAACTTTAGTCGGTGGTGATCCTGGTATCGGGAAAAGTACTCTGTTGTTACAG ATTTCAGCAATGATAGCAAATGAACACAGTGATGATGAAACACCTCGAGTTGTATATGTGTCTGGTGAAGAG AGCCTTAAGCAAATTTGTGCTAGAGCCGATCGCCTTGGGATTAAGTCCAATATCTATTTATATTCAAGTACTGATATTGAG GACATATTGAGGAAAACTCATGGTCTATCCCCTTGTGCTCTGGTGGTTGATTCAATACAAACTGTTTACCTGAATACAGTAATAGGAAGTGCTGGAGGGATTACTCAG GTGAAGGAATGTACGGCAGCTTTGATGCGATTTGCTAAAACAACTAACATCTCAGTTATTTTG ATTGGACATGTGACCAAATCTGGAGAGATAGCAGGACCTCGCGTCTTAGAGCATATAGTTGATGTTGTTTTGTATATGGAA GGTGAGAAGCACTCTCCATATCGAATGCTGCGAGCTGTGAAAAATCGCTTTGGTTCCACTGATGAG CTTGCAGTTCTTGAGATGTCACAGTCAGGACTCCAGGTTGTTTCAAATGCCAGTGAAATGTTTCTCACTCAACAACACTCTGATTCAAATGTTTTAGCCGGACTTGCTATTGCGGTAATAATGGATGGTACAAGGACATTTTTAGTTGAAATTCAG GCACTATGCCTCACACATAGCCCAGTTTCGAGTTCACAATCCAATGGGATCCATCTAAACAAAgctaatattattaaatgt GTACTTATTAAGCAAGCAGGTCTTCATCTCCAGGATAAT GCTGTGTTTTTGAATGTTGTTGGTGGATTCCAAGTGACAGAGACTGCTGGAGATCTTGCAATAGCAGCTGCAATTTGCAGCAG ttttttggAGTTCCCTATTCCAGAGGGGACTGCGTTCATTGGTGAAATTGGCCTTGGTGGAGAGCTTCGCATG gTTCCTAGAATTGATAAAAGGGTTAACACAGTGGCGAAGTTGGGTTACAGAATGTGTGTCGTACCAAAGCAAGCTGAAAAACTTCTAGAAACCGAAGGTCTGGAAGAAATGAAAGTTGTAGGTTGCAAGGATCTGAAAGAGGTTATTAACACCGTATTTAGTAGAGTAATAGTTAACTGA